From Microbacterium rhizosphaerae:
CGCCTGCGCAACAACGCGCGTCAGGCCGAGATCACGCAGCAGATCGCCGAGATCGTCGGCGGCGCCGACGCACTGGCGTCCGGCAACTGAGACCACACGAGGAAGACACCACACATGAGCACCACCGCCACTGCCGAGCCGGCCACCGCGGTCGTCGGTCGCGTCGCGCGCGTGACCGGACCCGTCGTCGACATCGAGTTCCCGCACGACGCCATCCCGGACATCTACAACGCGCTCAAGACGACGATCACGATCGGCGACGAGTCGACCGAGATCACGCTCGAGGTCGCCCAGCACCTCGGGGACGACCTGGTGCGCGCGATCGCGCTCAAGCCCACGGACGGCATCGTCCGCGGCCAGGAGGTGCGCAACACCGGTGAGCAGATCACGGTCCCGGTCGGCGACGTCACGAAGGGCAAGGTCTTCAACGTCATCGGCGAGGTGCTCAACGCCGAGCCGGGCGAGAAGATCGAGATCACCGAGCGCTGGCCGATCCACCGCAAGGCGCCGAACTTCGACCAGCTCGAGTCCAAGACGCAGATGTTCGAGACCGGCATCAAGGTCATCGACCTCCTGACGCCCTACGTGCTCGGCGGAAAGATCGGCCTGTTCGGCGGCGCCGGCGTCGGCAAGACCGTCCTCATCCAGGAGATGATCCAGCGCGTCGCGCAGGACCACGGCGGTGTGTCGGTGTTCGCCGGTGTCGGCGAGCGCACCCGTGAGGGCAACGACCTGATCCACGAGATGGAGGAGGCGGGCGTCTTCGACAAGACCGCCCTCGTCTTCGGCCAGATGGATGAGCCGCCGGGGACGCGTCTGCGCGTGGCGCTGTCCGCCCTCACCATGGCGGAGTACTTCCGCGATGTGCAGGGCCAGGACGTGCTGCTGTTCATCGACAACATCTTCCGCTTCACGCAGGCGGGCTCCGAGGTGTCGACGCTGCTCGGCCGCATGCCCTCCGCGGTGGGTTACCAGCCGAACCTCGCCGACGAGATGGGTGTGCTCCAGGAGCGCATCACGTCGACGCGCGGACACTCCATCACGTCGCTGCAGGCCATCTACGTGCCGGCGGACGACTACACCGACCCGGCTCCCGCCACGACGTTCGCGCACCTCGACGCCACGACCGAGCTCTCGCGTGAGATCGCCTCGAAGGGTCTGTACCCCGCCGTCGACCCGCTGACGTCGACGAGCCGCATCCTGGACCCCCGCTACATCGGCGCAGACCACTACCGCGTGGCGACCGCCGTGAAGCAGATCCTCCAGAAGAACAAGGAGCTCCAGGAGATCATCGCGATCCTCGGTGTCGACGAGCTCTCCGAAGAGGACAAGGTCGTCGTGTCGCGCGCACGCCGCATCCAGCAGTTCCTCTCCCAGAACACCTACATGGCGAAGAAGTTCACGGGTGTCGAGGGTTCGACCGTGCCGATCAAGGAGACGATCGAGTCCTTCGACGCGATCGTGCGCGGCGACTTCGACCACGTCGCCGAGCAGGCCTTCTTCAACGTCGGCGGGATTTCCGACGTCGAGGCGAAGTGGGCGCAGATCCAGAAGGAGAACGGCTGACATGCCGCTGCAGGTGAGTCTGGTCTCGGCCGAGGAGGAGCTCTGGTCGGGTGAGGCATCGCTCGTCGTCGCCAGGACCGTCATCGGCGAGATCGGCTTCATGGCGGGGCACTCGCCCGTGCTCGCGCTCCTCGCGGAAGGACAGGTGCGCATCACGCGTCCCGACGACACCCGTGTGGTGGCCGACGCGAAGGACGGCTTCCTCTCCGTGGAGAACGACGTCGTGACGATCGTGGCGAGCACCGCCGCCCTCGTCTCCTGACCTCAGGACACTCGAACCGCCCTCTGCCTCCGGGCAGGGGGCGGTTCCGCATCCCGCGAAAGGACGCGCCGTGCTGATCCTGCTGCCGCCCTCCGAGACGAAGCATCCCGGAGGCGTCCGTCGCGTCCTCGACCTCGACACAATGGCCTTCCCCGAGCTGCGGCCCCAGCGCGAGGCGGTCGTCGACGCGCTCGTCGCCCTCTCCGCGGATGAGAACGAGGCGGCGCGGGTGCTGAAGCTCAGCGAGCGCCAGCGTCCCGAGATCGCTGCCAACGCCCGACTGCGCGAGGCGCCCACGATGCCCGCCGTCGATCGCTACACCGGCGTGCTGTTCGACGCCCTCGATGCGTCGTCGCTGGATGCGGCATCCCGCCGCTGGCTCGGTGCGCACGTGCTCATCCACTCGGCGCCGTTCGGGCCGGTCGGCGCGCTCGACCGGATCCCCGCCTATCGGTTGGCGGCGAACACCGCTCTGCCGGGTGTTCCGCCACTGACGCGGCAGTGGGCGGGGGCCGTCACCGCGGCACTGGCAGCGGCATCCCCTCCGTTCGTCCTCGATCTGCGCTCCGAGGCGTACGCGGCGCTCGGGCCCGTGCCCGCCGATATGCCGACACGGTACGTGCGCGTGGTCGCCGAGGGCCCGGACGGCTCGGCGCGGGCGCTCAACCACTTCAACAAGCACGCCAAGGGGGCGTTCGTGCGCGCTCTGGCCGAGAGCCGCCCGCGAGCATCGACGGCGGTCGGCCTGCTGCGCTGGGCGGAGGCTGCGGGCTTCGTGCTGCGCGAGGGGGATGCGCCCGGCGAGCTGGATCTGGTCGTCTGAATCGCGCGGGAGGAAGCCGACGCCGGTGGGACGAGAATCCGTCCCACCGGCGTCGGCGTCCGATCAGCGCGTGGTCTGCACGGCTGCCGTGCGGCTGCGGATCTGCTCGGCGACCGCGATGGCATCGCCTGCCGGCGCGTGGGACTTGCGGTCCGGGCGCGCGATGAACAGGTAGAGCCCGCCGGTCACGAGGACGATGCCCAGTCCGATGAGCACGATCCAGTCCGCGAAGACGTTGCCCGACGACCCCGGGCGCGCCAGCAGGTACATCGCGAAGATGCCGTAGGCGAGCGCGACGAAGTTCACGAGCATGCCCCAGCGACCGAGCGAGAACGGACCGGCCGGTCGCCAGCCTCTCACGCGCTGACGGAGCGCGGCGAGTACGACCATCTGGAACGCGACGTAGATCCCGAGCACCGCGAATGCGGTCACCGAGTTCAGCAGGTCCTCGTTGACGAAGATCAGGAGCGCGAGGAGCACCGGGACGGTGCACGCGACGATGAGCGCATTCGCGGGCACCTTGGTGCGCGGGGTGACCTTCGAAAGCCAGCGGTGGCCCGGCAGCATCCCGTCGCGCGCGAACGAGTAGAGCAGCCTGCTCGCAGCCGCCTGCAGGCTGAGGACGCACGAGAGGAAGGCGGTGACCGCGACGACGAGGAAGATCTTCGCGCCGACCGGCCCGAGCGTCGACTCCAGGATGGCGGGGATGGGGTCGGTCTCCTTGCCCGACACGATGGCCTGCAGGTCCGGTGCCGCGAGCACGTAGCCGCCGAACGAGAACAGAGCCGAGATGCCGCCGACGATGATCGTCAGCATCATCGCCCGGGGGATGCGCACGGCGGGGCGGGCGACCTCCTCCGCCACGTCGCCGCACGCCTCGAACCCGTAGAACAGGAAGAGGCCGGCGAGCGCGGCGCCGAAGAACGCGGTGAGGTAGCTGCCGTCGCCCTGCACGCCCATCGTGTCGAAGAACACGCTGAACGGCTGCTTGCGCTGGAACAGCAGCAGGTACAGGCCGACGCCGATGACGCCGACGAGCTCGGCCGCGAGGCCGATCTGCGCCACGCGGGCCATCGTGCGCGTGCCCGAGAAGTTCAGCAGGAGTGCGACGAGCAGCAGTGCGACGGTCAGCAGCAGGGTCGACAGCGGCGTCGACGGGATGCCGAAGAGGCTTCCGAGGAAGCCGGATCCGTATTCCGCCACCGCGGTGATCGTCACGATCATCGCCCAGATATAGACCCACGCGGCCATCCAGGCGTAGCGGCGGCCCCAGAGGCGACGCGCCCACGGATAGATGCCGCCGTGGATCGGATACTGCGAGACGACCTCGCCGAATACGAGCGAGACCAGCAGCTGGCCCGCGCCGACGATGAAGATCCAGAAGATCGATGGCGGACCGCCGACCGACAGTGCGACCGCGAAGAGCGAGTACACGCCGACCAGGGGGGAGAGGTACGTGAAGCCGAGGGCGAAGTTCGCCCAGAAGCTCATCGACCGGTTGAAGTGGTCCTGGTAGCCCAGGACGTTGAGGTGCTCGCCGTCGTCGAGGACAGAGGGCTTGGGGGAGTCGCCGGACATCGCTTCCTTTCAGGGGTGGGTGAAGAGCGCTGCCCGCCGATCACGTCGGTCGGGCAGCGCGGGGGAGACGGCTCGGGATGCCGTCAGCCGATGCGGATCATCTTCTTGTTGACGAACTCATCGGCACCGAAGCGGCCGAGCTCACGGCCCGATCCGCTGCGCTTGACGCCGCCGAAGGGGAGCTCCGCTCCATCCGCGGCGACGACGTTGACGAAGACCATGCCGGCCTCGATGCCGTCGGCGACGCGCAGCGCCTGCTCGGCATCCGTCGTGAAGACGTAGGAGCCCAGCCCGAACGGCGTGTCGTTCGCGAGTGCGACGGCGGCGTCCTCGTCGGCGACGCGGAACACCTGGGCGACGGGGCCGAAGAACTCCTCATGGAAGGCGTCGCTCCCCGGCTGGACGTCGGTGAGGATCGTCGCGGAGTAGAAATTGCCGTTGCGCGAGCCGCCGGCGTGGAGCGTGGCGCCCTGCGCGACCGCACGCGCTACCTGCTCGGAGAGGATCTCCGCCGCGCGCGCGCTCGAGAGCGGGCCCAGAGCCGTGCCCTCCTGCTTCGGGTCGCCCTCGGCGATCGCGTTCATCGCCGCCGTGAACTTCTCGAGGAACGCGTCGTACAGGTCGTCGACGACGATGAAGCGCTTGGCTGCGTTGCACGCCTGGCCGTTGTTGTCGACGCGGGCCAGGACGGCGGATTCGACCGTGGCGTCCAGGTCGTCGGTCGACAGGAGGATGAACGGGTCCGACCCGCCCAGCTCGAGCACGACCTTCTTGAGGTACCGGCCGGCGATCTCCGCGACGGCTGCGCCTGCGCGCTCGGACCCGGTGAGCGAGACGCCCTGCACGCGCGGGTCGGCGATGACCGTCTCGATCTGTTCGTGGGAGGCGTAGACGTTCACGTAGGCGCCGGCGGGGAAGCCGGCATCCCGGAAGATCTGCTCCATCGCGGCAGCCGACTCCGGGCACTGCTCCGCGTGCTTGAGGAGGATCGTGTTGCCGATGACGAGGTTCGGGCCGGCGAAGCGGGCCACCTGGTAGTACGGGAAGTTCCAGGGCATGATTCCCAGCAGCACGCCGAGCGCCGATCGTCGGATGAAGGCCGACCCCTCGCCGGCGAGCAGATCGATCTTCTCGTCCGCCATCAGCGACTCGGCGTTGTCGGCGTAGTACTCGTAGATCGCTGCGGCGAACTCGACCTCGCCGACCGCCTGCTCGATCGGCTTGCCCATCTCGCGCACGATGATCTCGCCGAGCTCCTGCGCCCGCTCGTTGTGCAGCTCGCCCACACGGCGGATGAGCGCCGCCCGCTCCGCGACGGTCGAGCTCTTCGACCAGGTGCGGAACGCGTCGTGTGCGGAGGCGATCGCCGACTGCAGATCGGCGTCCGAGATGGTCGCGTAGGTCTTGACGATCTCACCGGTGAGAGGATCGGTCACGGCGTAGGACATGCGGTACTCCTTCGGGATGCACGCGCCGGACCGCCGCCCGCCGCGCTGCGAACTCACCTAAAAGATATACCAGTGAATGATTCGTTTGGCGAGGGGTTGGGCGCGCGAGCGGGGGGACTGCCGCGCGGCCGCGTCCGAGAGTAGCTTCAGCGCCATGAAGAACATGCGCCCCATCAGGGCCTTCGCTTTCGCCTGGGCTCTCGCCCTGTCCGGAGCACTGGTCGTCGTCACCCCCGGCGTCACGGCTGCTCCGGCATCCCGCTATCCAGCGGTCACCCCCGCCGCCTCCGACTACCAGCAGCTGTCGGCATCCACGACCCCGCCGACCGAGGCTCAGTGCAACTCGGTGGGCCGCCGCTGCTTCAATCCCGCCTCGATCCGGGCGGCCTACAACCTCAACGGCCTCGTCGCCGGCGGCATGGACGGAGGCGGGATCACGGTCGCCATCATCGACTCGTTCGGCAGCGACACGATGGCGCATGACCTGCACGTCTACAACCAGGCGTTCGGGCTGCCCCCGATGTGCGGCGAGGAGGGCGTGACGTGCGCCCCCGGCATGCCGACGTTCTCGCGCCTCGCCCTCCAGGGCGCGCCGGCGACCAAGGCGCCGCCCGCGACGGCGAAGTCGCCCGGGCTGCAGGACAAGTCGGCGTGGGCCATCGAGGTCGCGCTCGACGTCGAGACCGTGCATGCGGTGGCGCCGGGGGCGAACATCCTCCTGGTGACCACCCCGGTCGCCGAGACCCTCGGTGTCCAGGGACTGCCGCAGATGATGGCGGCCGAGAAGTACGTCGTCGACAACCACCTCGCGCAGGTCATCACGCAGAGCTTCGGGACCGCGGAGGAGGCGTTCAACACGCCGTCGTCGCTGCTGAACCTGCGCGGCGCATTCACGGCCGCGGCCGCGAGCGGTGTCACGGTGCTGGCATCCACGGGCGACAACGGCACGGCGAACGTCATGAAGGCGCCGGTCGGCGGACCCAATGCCGGACCCACGATCCCGTATCCCACCGTCGGGTGGCCGGCATCCGATCCGCTCGTCACCGCGGTGGGCGGCACCTACCTGTGCACCGACCCGACGGCGACCGTGGGTCGCGTGACCCTGAGTTCGATGAGTCCCACGCGGTGCCTGGCGAACCCGGGCGTCGCGGAGGTCGGCTGGATCGCCTCCGGCGGGGGATACAGCCACGTGTTCGGCAAGCCGGACTACCAGAACACGCTGCCGGCCGGAAGCACGCAGATCGGAGCGATGCGCGGGATTCCCGACGTCGCCCTGCTCGCGTCGGCAACGACCGGCACGCTGGAGTACCTGAGCCTGCCGCCGGACGGGCAGAGCGGCATCCTGTGCGGCGGCACTCCGTGCAGCACCGGCTGGTACGTGGTCGGCGGCACGTCCCTGTCGTCGCCGGCGATGGCCGGCATCGTCGCCATCGCGGCGCAGCTGAACGGTGGCGGACTGGGGCTCATCAACCCCGCTCTCTACAAGATCGGCGCAGACCCGACGCGGTACGCCGCTGACTTCTTCGACGTCACGACGGGGAACAACACGCTGGACCCGTCGGTTCCCGGCTATCCCGCGACGACGGGCTGGGATCCGGTCACGGGCCTGGGCACCATCAACGGCGAGAACTTCGTGCCCGACCTGGTCGCAGCCGTGCACGGCAACTGAGCGGGATGACGGCGGGCGCGGTGATCCGCGCCCGCCGTCCTCGTCCGCGCGGAGCTCAGGCGCGGTGCACCGCGGGACGCACGAGCACCGTGAACGGCGCTCCTGCGCAGGCGACGCGGGCGTCCGCATCCGCGATCGTCCCCACCTGCAGGGCAGGCTCGGTCGACACGATGACCCGGCCGTCCGCATTGACGAGGGCCACCGGCTCATCGGCGTCGAGGAAGGCGGGAAGCAGGTCGCGCTCGAGTCGGCGGACCGCCACATCGGCCCCCACGACTCCCGCGACGGCGCCCGTGGCGGCCGATCGCACCGGCGAGGTGAACGTCAGGATGTAATCGCACGTGCACAGGTGGTCGACGTAGGGGCCGGTCACGTGCGCCTGGAAGGTGGTGGCGGGGACGCGGAACCACTCGAGCGACCGGAAGTCCCGCAGGTACTCCGCGTAGCCGCGCGTCGTGAGGTCGAGCCGCGTCGGCACGGTCGTCGCCCCGAGCACGGGGTTGTCATCGAGCGGACCGAGCCACCACGCGAAGTGGACACCGCGCGCCGACACCACGTCGCTGTCGGCGATGAAGCCCGCGCCGACGAATCGGGCGTCGTCGGCGTCGAGCACCGGGAGCACGAGGTCGGCGACCGTTCCGTCGATCTCGGCGGGCTTCGGGTCGGAGCCCAGAGCCTCCTCCACGTCACCGCGCCACGCATCCAGAAGCGTGAAGACCTCGCGCGTCCGGTCGTCCACGAGGGCGGCGAGCTCATGCGCTGAGCGGCTCATCGAGGGCTCCTCCTCTCTCGACGCGCGCCTTCGCCGCGAGCACGCGCTCGGCCAGAAGGGTGATCAGCGAACCGGCCGCCTCCCGTGCCGGCGCAGGGCGGCACGTGGCCACCGCGCGCACGATCCGGCGGTCGTGCGCGAGGGTGTCGGTGCGCACGACCGGATCGTCGAGGCCGATCAGCAGCAGGGGCGCGGCATCGGCCTGGAGTCGGATCTGCTCGCGGACGAGCCGCGGCGATTGGCTCAGCACCGCGAGCTCGAGGAAGAACCCTCCCTGGTTCGTGCGGGCGGCCGCGGGGCCCGAGAAGTCCGCCTCGCCGAGCCACGCGTCCAGACGCTCGGCGTCGCCGGGCGTGGCGCGTTCCGCGGCGCGCTCGGTGGCCGCGGCCACGATCGCGGAGAAGTAGACGGCGATGTCGCCGATCTCGACCTGGCTGAGATTGCGCAGGCGCGCGGTCAGGATGCCGCGGTGCTCCGCGTCGTCGTGGACGACGAAGCTGCCGCCCTCGCGGCCGCGCCGCGTCTCGACCAGACCGCCGTCGCGGAGGATGCCGAGACCCTCGCGCACCGTGATGAGGGCCACGCCGAAGCGGCGCGCCAGCTCCGGCTCGCTCGGCAACCGCTCGCCCGGGGCGAGCACGCCCAGCACGATGCCGTCGGTGATGCGGCGCGCCACCTGCTCGGCGCGCCCGGCATCGGACAGCTGCGCGAACACCGCCTCGCGCGCACCGGGCCCCACCCTTGACGACACGTGCCCCACCATAGCCGAGGCACACGGCAGGGGTCCGAGCCGCGCGCGGCCCGGACCCCGTCATCCCTGGATCAGCGGACCGCGTAGGCCGCCGTGATCGTCTGCAGGACCTTGGCGCCGTTCGCGTCGGTGAGCTCGACCCGCAGGCTGACCGTCTTGCCCGAGGAACCCGTGTGGTCCACCACCAGGTTCGCGCCCGACGACGTCAGGCTCGTCGTGCCCTCGGTCCACGTCATGCCGGCGTCGACCGACGTCCACACCCGGGCGGCCGTGACGGCGCCCGCGGTGTACCCCGGGTTCGCCTGCACCCGCGCCGGGATGATCACCGGCCCCGCCGCGACGGTCTTGAGACCGTCCGTCGGAAGGTCCAGGCGCGGCAGGAGCAGCGCGAGCGGCTGACTGTAGACGTTCGGGTCCGCGTGCGAGGTGAACGTCCACGTCGTGTCCGTCGCGGTGGACCGCTTCCAGAACTTCGCAGGGCTGCCGACCTTCTCGATGTGCATCGACAGGTCGTAGGTCGCTTCACCGGACGGCACCGTGAAGACGCCGTACGGATCGTAGCTGCTGCCGATGACGACGCCGTTGCGCTTGAGCTGCATGTTGCCGAGGTCGCCGAAGCCGCCCTGATCGGCCCAGTGGCCCGCGCTGTCCCCCCACACGGCGGTCTGGATGCCGAGCAGGTCGCCCTGGCGCTCCGCGATCAACGTGGGTGCGCCGGTGGCATCCTTGCGGACAGCGGG
This genomic window contains:
- a CDS encoding YaaA family protein, whose translation is MLILLPPSETKHPGGVRRVLDLDTMAFPELRPQREAVVDALVALSADENEAARVLKLSERQRPEIAANARLREAPTMPAVDRYTGVLFDALDASSLDAASRRWLGAHVLIHSAPFGPVGALDRIPAYRLAANTALPGVPPLTRQWAGAVTAALAAASPPFVLDLRSEAYAALGPVPADMPTRYVRVVAEGPDGSARALNHFNKHAKGAFVRALAESRPRASTAVGLLRWAEAAGFVLREGDAPGELDLVV
- a CDS encoding APC family permease, giving the protein MSGDSPKPSVLDDGEHLNVLGYQDHFNRSMSFWANFALGFTYLSPLVGVYSLFAVALSVGGPPSIFWIFIVGAGQLLVSLVFGEVVSQYPIHGGIYPWARRLWGRRYAWMAAWVYIWAMIVTITAVAEYGSGFLGSLFGIPSTPLSTLLLTVALLLVALLLNFSGTRTMARVAQIGLAAELVGVIGVGLYLLLFQRKQPFSVFFDTMGVQGDGSYLTAFFGAALAGLFLFYGFEACGDVAEEVARPAVRIPRAMMLTIIVGGISALFSFGGYVLAAPDLQAIVSGKETDPIPAILESTLGPVGAKIFLVVAVTAFLSCVLSLQAAASRLLYSFARDGMLPGHRWLSKVTPRTKVPANALIVACTVPVLLALLIFVNEDLLNSVTAFAVLGIYVAFQMVVLAALRQRVRGWRPAGPFSLGRWGMLVNFVALAYGIFAMYLLARPGSSGNVFADWIVLIGLGIVLVTGGLYLFIARPDRKSHAPAGDAIAVAEQIRSRTAAVQTTR
- a CDS encoding NAD-dependent succinate-semialdehyde dehydrogenase, translating into MSYAVTDPLTGEIVKTYATISDADLQSAIASAHDAFRTWSKSSTVAERAALIRRVGELHNERAQELGEIIVREMGKPIEQAVGEVEFAAAIYEYYADNAESLMADEKIDLLAGEGSAFIRRSALGVLLGIMPWNFPYYQVARFAGPNLVIGNTILLKHAEQCPESAAAMEQIFRDAGFPAGAYVNVYASHEQIETVIADPRVQGVSLTGSERAGAAVAEIAGRYLKKVVLELGGSDPFILLSTDDLDATVESAVLARVDNNGQACNAAKRFIVVDDLYDAFLEKFTAAMNAIAEGDPKQEGTALGPLSSARAAEILSEQVARAVAQGATLHAGGSRNGNFYSATILTDVQPGSDAFHEEFFGPVAQVFRVADEDAAVALANDTPFGLGSYVFTTDAEQALRVADGIEAGMVFVNVVAADGAELPFGGVKRSGSGRELGRFGADEFVNKKMIRIG
- a CDS encoding S53 family peptidase, with the protein product MKNMRPIRAFAFAWALALSGALVVVTPGVTAAPASRYPAVTPAASDYQQLSASTTPPTEAQCNSVGRRCFNPASIRAAYNLNGLVAGGMDGGGITVAIIDSFGSDTMAHDLHVYNQAFGLPPMCGEEGVTCAPGMPTFSRLALQGAPATKAPPATAKSPGLQDKSAWAIEVALDVETVHAVAPGANILLVTTPVAETLGVQGLPQMMAAEKYVVDNHLAQVITQSFGTAEEAFNTPSSLLNLRGAFTAAAASGVTVLASTGDNGTANVMKAPVGGPNAGPTIPYPTVGWPASDPLVTAVGGTYLCTDPTATVGRVTLSSMSPTRCLANPGVAEVGWIASGGGYSHVFGKPDYQNTLPAGSTQIGAMRGIPDVALLASATTGTLEYLSLPPDGQSGILCGGTPCSTGWYVVGGTSLSSPAMAGIVAIAAQLNGGGLGLINPALYKIGADPTRYAADFFDVTTGNNTLDPSVPGYPATTGWDPVTGLGTINGENFVPDLVAAVHGN
- a CDS encoding FadR/GntR family transcriptional regulator, translating into MSSRVGPGAREAVFAQLSDAGRAEQVARRITDGIVLGVLAPGERLPSEPELARRFGVALITVREGLGILRDGGLVETRRGREGGSFVVHDDAEHRGILTARLRNLSQVEIGDIAVYFSAIVAAATERAAERATPGDAERLDAWLGEADFSGPAAARTNQGGFFLELAVLSQSPRLVREQIRLQADAAPLLLIGLDDPVVRTDTLAHDRRIVRAVATCRPAPAREAAGSLITLLAERVLAAKARVERGGALDEPLSA
- a CDS encoding F0F1 ATP synthase subunit epsilon; its protein translation is MPLQVSLVSAEEELWSGEASLVVARTVIGEIGFMAGHSPVLALLAEGQVRITRPDDTRVVADAKDGFLSVENDVVTIVASTAALVS
- the atpD gene encoding F0F1 ATP synthase subunit beta yields the protein MSTTATAEPATAVVGRVARVTGPVVDIEFPHDAIPDIYNALKTTITIGDESTEITLEVAQHLGDDLVRAIALKPTDGIVRGQEVRNTGEQITVPVGDVTKGKVFNVIGEVLNAEPGEKIEITERWPIHRKAPNFDQLESKTQMFETGIKVIDLLTPYVLGGKIGLFGGAGVGKTVLIQEMIQRVAQDHGGVSVFAGVGERTREGNDLIHEMEEAGVFDKTALVFGQMDEPPGTRLRVALSALTMAEYFRDVQGQDVLLFIDNIFRFTQAGSEVSTLLGRMPSAVGYQPNLADEMGVLQERITSTRGHSITSLQAIYVPADDYTDPAPATTFAHLDATTELSREIASKGLYPAVDPLTSTSRILDPRYIGADHYRVATAVKQILQKNKELQEIIAILGVDELSEEDKVVVSRARRIQQFLSQNTYMAKKFTGVEGSTVPIKETIESFDAIVRGDFDHVAEQAFFNVGGISDVEAKWAQIQKENG